The following proteins are encoded in a genomic region of Necator americanus strain Aroian chromosome II, whole genome shotgun sequence:
- a CDS encoding hypothetical protein (NECATOR_CHRII.G7489.T3) — protein sequence MLRRDETDDSSRHYTADGTLADHKAWDIFRLLPPKPDKIGHGFWHDASLQVLKLCTFVVLFVLTLSSAVVAKSSFLLMTSAIGWGGQNMTICRDKIPESQLNTVYITNRLVVKWVWATFLALSAPEALCFVRSLHRTFFKNVKRPTLMQFVVVLFIETLHAIGVGILVFRIFPDLDAVTATQLTNAMCFIPAILSLLSRRPSRVAFLLVIVDIMAIAAQSSGFWAFPMFIPSLEKHSVAIPWCLLLISLAWWQNFVHDDSVFPPVRALARFASRLSERRSKTYAIVSLWKICIYFLCMIAFMTSRMKLDDLLQRDPFGEKLITITGHNLNQTQIDKFLARMSKYGGADYDEIISPTTKKPLIVTEGPQVVDTGDYRGARVRRQPPLDDDDELPSAFNIYDTYVELNQFTSPYDALWIVLVQVSAVFLCYHSSKFACKVMMQRLGFALPMALAVPATVLVLSTTCTFRSADSCHMTNALTKELFWKCFSSYSSFKVFISSPQTWIWLSWFISQCWITVHLWKPEHERLARSEKLFILPYYVGAFVDQSLAFNRRRDDKAKIRPEDLEFDQEENSLTYETIPGMVPGSKPPPSVCSLTSSKLENGLIRDAASSADAITKIYACATMWHETPHEMTCMLKSIFRMDEDQCARRNAQKYLKVIDPDYYEFEAHIFFDDAFDVDEFGDPIINKFVRQLIDVVDQAASAVHQTQMRLKPPKKVKTPYGGRLQYILPGKNKLTVHLKDKNKIRHRKRWSQVMYLYYLLGYRLMMKVDEQTRKEVISENTFILTLDGDVDFTPQCVHLLVDLMKKNRRLGAACGRIHPRGSGLMVWYQKFEYAVGHWLQKATEHMIGCVMCSPGCFSLFRSYALMDDNVARKYASKSEEPLDYIQYDQGEDRWLCTLLLQRGYRVEYCAASDALTFAPEGFNEFFNQRRRWIPSTIANIIDLLKDYKNVVRVNESISIWYIIYQMVMLISSILGPGTIFLMVVGAISISFNIDTNWSLLIVSVPVVTFCVVCLVAKPEKQLLFAQIISALFAMLMTAVFVGTSLQIQKDGILSPHSIFLFSVMGSFVTAAILHPLEFTCIIPSILYFLAIPSMYMLLPIYSICNLNTVSWGTREDPRPQEKNDLAKKKSHHHMDLVEKGREGEVDGDWSLGCGSACRLLCCLKPDKMESSPQVWRINEKLTEISKKLERIERKQQPGLTRRASIISTGGAADKHSEVDEEEQMQSDDASANQIAHTRLTRPRFSWLDDKALRRAEIENIDPEEEHFWLDVIDKYLSPLTLDPKEQERVRAALVELRNKVVSTFFMVNVVFIIIILVLQLQKDCLHIEWPIGPKYNHTVRPCHGDSKEEIWVVTRLQLEPLGLVFLIFFMSILIIQFFAMLCHRFGTLAHIIASTELFCFRKTIGKLSEDELVVQNAVEIARELQAIRGVDESRDHEQMGEQIGRRRVVQNLESSRISLMKRKTETLDAAFKKRFFALSSEVQEPEFSSRDSRKRLTLTKGTIRALENRRDSLFGTIEKKDQAPFDFDGGSANASNRGPAQRRLERLFNNPAEIHPSDGGGQRRSVQQIWDKPEMDGRRF from the exons ATGTTGAGGCGGGACGAGACGGACGACTCGTCCCGACACTACACTGCAGACGG GACCCTGGCCGATCACAAAGCATGGGATATCTTCAGGCTGCTGCCTCCGAAACCGGACAAAATCGGTCACG GATTCTGGCACGACGCCAGCTTACAAGTGCTCAAACTATGTACATTTGTTGTGTTATTCGTGCTCACGCTTAGCTCAGCTGTTGTTGCAAAG AGTTCATTTCTGCTAATGACGTCAGCAATCGGGTGGGGTGGTCAAAATATGACGATATGTAGAGATAAGATTCCAG AATCGCAGCTGAACACTGTTTACATTACAAATCGATTGGTGGTCAAATGGGTATGGGCTACATTCTTGGCGCTTTCTGCTCCGGAAGCTCTATGTTTCGTTCGTTCATTGCATAGAACGTTCTTTAAAAATGTGAAACGACCAACTCTTATGCAATTTGTTGTG GTGCTTTTCATTGAAACGCTGCACGCAATTGGTGTAGGAATCCTCGTGTTTCGGATATTCCCCGATTTGGATGCCGTAACAG CCACCCAATTGACGAATGCGATGTGTTTTATTCCGGCGATTCTGTCGCTTTTAAGTCGTCGTCCAAGTCGTGTCGCTTTTCTTTTAGTGATAGTCGATATTATGGCAATTGCAGCGCAAAGCTCTGGATTTTGGGCATTCCCG ATGTTCATTCCAAGCCTGGAAAAACATTCCGTAGCGATTCCATGGTGTCTGCTCCTCATTTCCTTGGCTTGGTGGCAGAATTTCGTCCACGACGATTCCGTTTTTCCACCTGTTCGAGCACTGGCAAG GTTCGCATCGAGACTTTCAGAGCGAAGATCGAAGACGTACGCAATCGTTTCGCTTTGGAAAATATGCATCTATTTCTTGTGTATGATCGCGTTCATGACATCGAG AATGAAACTAGACGATCTTCTACAGCGCGATCCTTTTGGTGAAAAACTGATCACCATCACCGGTCACAATCTGAATCAGACACAGATTGACAAATTCCTCGCTAGAATGAGCAAATACGGAGGCGCCG ATTATGATGAAATAATATCACCTACGACGAAAAAGCCGTTGATAGTTACAGAG GGGCCTCAAGTGGTCGATACGGGCGACTATCGTGGAGCTCGGGTGAGGCGACAACCACCGCTCGATGACGACGACGAACTACCATCGGCATTCAAT ATATACGACACATATGTGGAGCTGAATCAGTTCACTTCTCCTTACGATGCTCTCTGGATCGTCCTGGTACAGGTCTCGGCCGTCTTTCTATGCTATCATAGCAGCAAATTTGCGTGCAAA GTAATGATGCAGCGGCTTGGATTCGCGTTACCCATGGCTTTGGCTGTTCCGGCTACGGTACTCGTGCTATCCACTACATGCACGTTCCGGTCGGCGGACTCTTGTCACATGACAAATGCTCTTACAAAG GAACTGTTCTGGAAATGTTTTTCATCGTATTCGtctttcaaagtttttatttcttccccGCAAACTTGGATTTGGTTGAGCTGGTTTATTAGCCAATGTTGGATCACCGTTCACCTATGGAAACCAGAACACGAAAGACTAGCTAGAAGTGAAAA ACTTTTCATCTTACCGTATTATGTTGGAGCTTTCGTCGACCAGTCACTCGCTTTCAATCGCAGGAGAGATGACAAAGCAAAAATTAGACCTGAG GATTTGGAATTTGACCAGGAGGAGAACTCTCTCACATACGAGACCATCCCTGGCATGGTTCCAGGAAGTAAACCACCTCCTTCCGTATGTAGTTTAACTAGTAGCAAATTGGAAAACGGCCTTATCAG GGATGCAGCAAGCAGTGCAGATGCGATAACGAAAATTTACGCATGTGCGACCATGTGGCATGAGACACCACATGAGATGACGTGCATGCTGAAGAGCATCTTTCGAATGGACGAAGACCAGTGCGCTCGCCGAAATGCGCAGAAATATCTCAAG GTCATTGATCCCGACTACTACGAGTTCGAGGCACACATATTCTTTGATGATGCATTCGACGTGGATGAGTTCGGCGATCCTATCATCAACAAATTCGTCCGTCAGTTGATTGACGTCGTCGACCAGGCAGCAAG CGCAGTTCATCAAACGCAGATGAGGCTTAAGCCGCCGAAGAAGGTAAAAACCCCTTACGGCGGTCGACTACAGTATATTCTCCCCGGTAAGAACAAATTGACCGTGCATTTGAAAGACAAGAACAAGATTCGACACAGGAAGCGGTGGAGTCAG GTCATGTATCTTTACTATCTTCTTGGATACAGACTAATGATGAAGGTCGACGAGCAGACTCGAAAG GAAGTGATCTCCGAGAACACCTTCATTCTGACGCTCGACGGTGACGTCGACTTCACTCCTCAATGTGTGCATTTACTCGTAGATCTTATGAAGAAGAACAGGAGACTGGGGGCTGCTTGTGGTCGCATCCATCCTAGAGGTTCTGGACTGATG GTGTGGTATCAGAAATTCGAATACGCTGTTGGACATTGGCTTCAGAAAGCTACAGAACACATGATCGGATGTGTGATGTGCTCACCTGGATGTTTCTCGCTGTTCCGAAGCTACGCTCTTATGGACGACAATGTTGCTCGCAA GTACGCTTCTAAGTCTGAGGAGCCTCTCGACTACATTCAATACGATCAAGGCGAGGACAGATGGCTTTGCACACTCCTCTTACAGAGGGGATACAG GGTAGAGTACTGCGCTGCGTCCGATGCACTAACGTTTGCTCCTGAAGGATTCAACGAGTTTTTCAATCAAAGAAGGCGCTGGATTCCGTCAACAATTGCGAACATCATCGATCTCCTTAAGGACTACAAAAATGTTGTTCGAGTGAACGAGAGCATTTCGATTTG GTACATTATATACCAAATGGTGATGTTAATATCTTCAATACTCGGACCGGGAACGATTTTTCTTATGGTCGTCGGTGCCATCTCGATCTCGTTCAATATTGATACGAATTGGAGTCTGTTAATTGTTTCTGTGCCTGTCGTCACATTTTGCGTTGTGTGTCTCGTGGCGAAGCCTGAAAAACAG TTGCTTTTCGCCCAAATTATTAGTGCTCTGTTCGCAATGTTGATGACAGCTGTGTTCGTCGGTACGTCTCTACAGATTCAAAAGGACGGTATCCTCTCTCCGCActcaattttcctcttttcggTCATGGGAAG tttTGTAACCGCTGCCATTCTACATCCGTTGGAGTTCACGTGCATCATCCCTAGTATTTTGTACTTCCTAGCTATTCCTTCCATGTACATGCTGTTACCGATCTATTCTATTTGTAACCTGAACACT GTCTCTTGGGGAACACGCGAAGACCCGAGGCCGCAGGAGAAGAATGACCTTGCGAAGAAGAAGAGCCATCATCACATGGATTTAGTGGAGAAAGGGCGTGAAGGAGAG GTTGACGGTGACTGGTCTCTTGGTTGTGGAAGCGCATGTCGCCTGCTGTGTTGCCTCAAACCTGATAAAATGGAATCATCTCCACAG GTCTGGCGTATTAACGAAAAACTGACCGAAATTAGCAAGAAGCTTGAACGCATCGAGAGAAAGCAGCAACCAGGATTGACACGCAG GGCGTCAATTATTTCAACTGGTGGTGCAGCCGACAAACATTCAGAAGTTGATGAAGAAGAACAG atgcaGTCGGATGATGCATCTGCCAATCAAATAGCCCACACAAGGTTGACAAGACCAAGATTTTCGTGGTTGGATGACAAGGCCCTGCGAAG GGCCGAGATTGAGAATATTGATCCAGAAGAGGAGCATTTCTGGCTGGATGTCATCGATAAATACCTCTCACCGCTAACTCTCGATCCTAAGGAACAGGAACGAGTTCGAGCTGCTCTCGTCGAGCTCAGAAATAAG GTGGTATCCACGTTCTTTATGGTCAACGTCGTCTTTATTATCATCATACTTGTGTTACAACTGCAAAAAGACTGTCTGCATATCGAATGGCCCATTGGGCCCAAATACAACCACACGGTGCGTCCGTGCCATGGAGACAGCAAGGAG GAAATTTGGGTGGTGACGCGACTGCAGTTGGAGCCTCTTGGATTGGtttttcttatattcttcATGAGTATTCTGATCATTCAG TTCTTCGCGATGTTATGCCATCGATTTGGTACCTTGGCCCACATAATCGCTTCCACCGAATTGTTCTGCTTCCGAAAAACAATCGGTAAACTGAGCGAAGATGAACTGGTGGTACAGAATGCGGTCGAGATAGCTAGGGAACTGCAAGCGATCCGCGGTGTCGATGAATCAAGAGATCACGAACAGATG GGGGAGCAGATCGGTAGGAGGCGTGTCGTACAAAATCTTGAGTCCTCTCGCATTTCTTtaatgaaacgaaaaactgAAACTCTTGATGCAGCTTTCAAAAAGAG ATTCTTCGCGCTCTCCAGCGAAGTCCAGGAACCTGAATTCTCTTCAAGAGATAGCAGAAAACGACTTACCCTTACTAAGGGGACCATCCGTGCTCTGGAAAACAGAAGGGACTCTCTTTTCGGCACTATCGAGAAGAAGGATCAG GCTCCCTTCGATTTCGACGGCGGTTCTGCGAATGCGAGCAATAGAGGACCAGCGCAGCGCAGGCTAGAAAGACTGTTCAATAATCCGGCGGAGATTCATCCCAGCGATGGCGGCGGACAACGAAG ATCTGTGCAACAAATATGGGACAAACCAGAAATGGACGGACGACGGTTTTAA
- a CDS encoding hypothetical protein (NECATOR_CHRII.G7489.T1), whose translation MQKTSLNSTCTPKRLCLHLLESVEYWELLAEGCIVTADVCIEQQRNLKANLENARSKQHEVYFRHDNVHPHIARKTKAELMKFGWTILPHPPYFPDLAPSGYHLYLFSYLQSNLDGQYFQSRGDIKRALEHFSSSQRSRLEVKESCPLLLGTDVEAGRDGRLVPTLHCRRMSPSRPFAWNTNLIKFSLKDLVKKFDPGVSTPPVLVLMWRGQKSEKNHLSISVKRDAPSMVIFSSHAKHPGFRSNQSRKHGGATEVNTEFSVFGCIHCILQLPRYALLEHSGVLLPLAESGITKTYGFLISIVSSRTLADHKAWDIFRLLPPKPDKIGHGFWHDASLQVLKLCTFVVLFVLTLSSAVVAKSSFLLMTSAIGWGGQNMTICRDKIPESQLNTVYITNRLVVKWVWATFLALSAPEALCFVRSLHRTFFKNVKRPTLMQFVVVLFIETLHAIGVGILVFRIFPDLDAVTATQLTNAMCFIPAILSLLSRRPSRVAFLLVIVDIMAIAAQSSGFWAFPMFIPSLEKHSVAIPWCLLLISLAWWQNFVHDDSVFPPVRALARFASRLSERRSKTYAIVSLWKICIYFLCMIAFMTSRMKLDDLLQRDPFGEKLITITGHNLNQTQIDKFLARMSKYGGADYDEIISPTTKKPLIVTEGPQVVDTGDYRGARVRRQPPLDDDDELPSAFNIYDTYVELNQFTSPYDALWIVLVQVSAVFLCYHSSKFACKVMMQRLGFALPMALAVPATVLVLSTTCTFRSADSCHMTNALTKELFWKCFSSYSSFKVFISSPQTWIWLSWFISQCWITVHLWKPEHERLARSEKLFILPYYVGAFVDQSLAFNRRRDDKAKIRPEDLEFDQEENSLTYETIPGMVPGSKPPPSVCSLTSSKLENGLIRDAASSADAITKIYACATMWHETPHEMTCMLKSIFRMDEDQCARRNAQKYLKVIDPDYYEFEAHIFFDDAFDVDEFGDPIINKFVRQLIDVVDQAASAVHQTQMRLKPPKKVKTPYGGRLQYILPGKNKLTVHLKDKNKIRHRKRWSQVMYLYYLLGYRLMMKVDEQTRKEVISENTFILTLDGDVDFTPQCVHLLVDLMKKNRRLGAACGRIHPRGSGLMVWYQKFEYAVGHWLQKATEHMIGCVMCSPGCFSLFRSYALMDDNVARKYASKSEEPLDYIQYDQGEDRWLCTLLLQRGYRVEYCAASDALTFAPEGFNEFFNQRRRWIPSTIANIIDLLKDYKNVVRVNESISIWYIIYQMVMLISSILGPGTIFLMVVGAISISFNIDTNWSLLIVSVPVVTFCVVCLVAKPEKQLLFAQIISALFAMLMTAVFVGTSLQIQKDGILSPHSIFLFSVMGSFVTAAILHPLEFTCIIPSILYFLAIPSMYMLLPIYSICNLNTVSWGTREDPRPQEKNDLAKKKSHHHMDLVEKGREGEVDGDWSLGCGSACRLLCCLKPDKMESSPQVWRINEKLTEISKKLERIERKQQPGLTRRASIISTGGAADKHSEVDEEEQMQSDDASANQIAHTRLTRPRFSWLDDKALRRAEIENIDPEEEHFWLDVIDKYLSPLTLDPKEQERVRAALVELRNKVVSTFFMVNVVFIIIILVLQLQKDCLHIEWPIGPKYNHTVRPCHGDSKEEIWVVTRLQLEPLGLVFLIFFMSILIIQFFAMLCHRFGTLAHIIASTELFCFRKTIGKLSEDELVVQNAVEIARELQAIRGVDESRDHEQMGEQIGRRRVVQNLESSRISLMKRKTETLDAAFKKRFFALSSEVQEPEFSSRDSRKRLTLTKGTIRALENRRDSLFGTIEKKDQAPFDFDGGSANASNRGPAQRRLERLFNNPAEIHPSDGGGQRRSVQQIWDKPEMDGRRF comes from the exons GTGAAAGAAAGTTGTCCGCTTCTGTTGGGAACCGATGTTGAGGCGGGACGAGACGGACGACTCGTCCCGACACTACACTGCAGACGG ATGTCACCTAGTCGCCCTTTCGCTTGGAACACAAATctcatcaaattttctttaaaggatCTCGTTAAGAAATTTGACCCAGGCGTCAGCACTCCTCCTGTACTGGTTCTGATGTGGAGAG GACAGAAGTCAGAGAAGAATCATCTTTCCATTTCTGTGAAAAGGGATGCTCCTAGCATGGTCATATTTTCCTCCCATGCGAAACATCCTGGTTTTCGAAGCAATCAAAGCAGGAAACACGGTGGTGCTACGGAAGTGAACACCGAGTTTAGCGTTTTCGGTTGTATTCATTGCATCCTGCAGTT ACCTAGATATGCATTGCTGGAGCATTCGGGTGTATTACTTCCGCTGGCCGAGAGTGGTATAACAAAGACTTATGGTTTCCTCATCAGTATCGTCTCgtctag GACCCTGGCCGATCACAAAGCATGGGATATCTTCAGGCTGCTGCCTCCGAAACCGGACAAAATCGGTCACG GATTCTGGCACGACGCCAGCTTACAAGTGCTCAAACTATGTACATTTGTTGTGTTATTCGTGCTCACGCTTAGCTCAGCTGTTGTTGCAAAG AGTTCATTTCTGCTAATGACGTCAGCAATCGGGTGGGGTGGTCAAAATATGACGATATGTAGAGATAAGATTCCAG AATCGCAGCTGAACACTGTTTACATTACAAATCGATTGGTGGTCAAATGGGTATGGGCTACATTCTTGGCGCTTTCTGCTCCGGAAGCTCTATGTTTCGTTCGTTCATTGCATAGAACGTTCTTTAAAAATGTGAAACGACCAACTCTTATGCAATTTGTTGTG GTGCTTTTCATTGAAACGCTGCACGCAATTGGTGTAGGAATCCTCGTGTTTCGGATATTCCCCGATTTGGATGCCGTAACAG CCACCCAATTGACGAATGCGATGTGTTTTATTCCGGCGATTCTGTCGCTTTTAAGTCGTCGTCCAAGTCGTGTCGCTTTTCTTTTAGTGATAGTCGATATTATGGCAATTGCAGCGCAAAGCTCTGGATTTTGGGCATTCCCG ATGTTCATTCCAAGCCTGGAAAAACATTCCGTAGCGATTCCATGGTGTCTGCTCCTCATTTCCTTGGCTTGGTGGCAGAATTTCGTCCACGACGATTCCGTTTTTCCACCTGTTCGAGCACTGGCAAG GTTCGCATCGAGACTTTCAGAGCGAAGATCGAAGACGTACGCAATCGTTTCGCTTTGGAAAATATGCATCTATTTCTTGTGTATGATCGCGTTCATGACATCGAG AATGAAACTAGACGATCTTCTACAGCGCGATCCTTTTGGTGAAAAACTGATCACCATCACCGGTCACAATCTGAATCAGACACAGATTGACAAATTCCTCGCTAGAATGAGCAAATACGGAGGCGCCG ATTATGATGAAATAATATCACCTACGACGAAAAAGCCGTTGATAGTTACAGAG GGGCCTCAAGTGGTCGATACGGGCGACTATCGTGGAGCTCGGGTGAGGCGACAACCACCGCTCGATGACGACGACGAACTACCATCGGCATTCAAT ATATACGACACATATGTGGAGCTGAATCAGTTCACTTCTCCTTACGATGCTCTCTGGATCGTCCTGGTACAGGTCTCGGCCGTCTTTCTATGCTATCATAGCAGCAAATTTGCGTGCAAA GTAATGATGCAGCGGCTTGGATTCGCGTTACCCATGGCTTTGGCTGTTCCGGCTACGGTACTCGTGCTATCCACTACATGCACGTTCCGGTCGGCGGACTCTTGTCACATGACAAATGCTCTTACAAAG GAACTGTTCTGGAAATGTTTTTCATCGTATTCGtctttcaaagtttttatttcttccccGCAAACTTGGATTTGGTTGAGCTGGTTTATTAGCCAATGTTGGATCACCGTTCACCTATGGAAACCAGAACACGAAAGACTAGCTAGAAGTGAAAA ACTTTTCATCTTACCGTATTATGTTGGAGCTTTCGTCGACCAGTCACTCGCTTTCAATCGCAGGAGAGATGACAAAGCAAAAATTAGACCTGAG GATTTGGAATTTGACCAGGAGGAGAACTCTCTCACATACGAGACCATCCCTGGCATGGTTCCAGGAAGTAAACCACCTCCTTCCGTATGTAGTTTAACTAGTAGCAAATTGGAAAACGGCCTTATCAG GGATGCAGCAAGCAGTGCAGATGCGATAACGAAAATTTACGCATGTGCGACCATGTGGCATGAGACACCACATGAGATGACGTGCATGCTGAAGAGCATCTTTCGAATGGACGAAGACCAGTGCGCTCGCCGAAATGCGCAGAAATATCTCAAG GTCATTGATCCCGACTACTACGAGTTCGAGGCACACATATTCTTTGATGATGCATTCGACGTGGATGAGTTCGGCGATCCTATCATCAACAAATTCGTCCGTCAGTTGATTGACGTCGTCGACCAGGCAGCAAG CGCAGTTCATCAAACGCAGATGAGGCTTAAGCCGCCGAAGAAGGTAAAAACCCCTTACGGCGGTCGACTACAGTATATTCTCCCCGGTAAGAACAAATTGACCGTGCATTTGAAAGACAAGAACAAGATTCGACACAGGAAGCGGTGGAGTCAG GTCATGTATCTTTACTATCTTCTTGGATACAGACTAATGATGAAGGTCGACGAGCAGACTCGAAAG GAAGTGATCTCCGAGAACACCTTCATTCTGACGCTCGACGGTGACGTCGACTTCACTCCTCAATGTGTGCATTTACTCGTAGATCTTATGAAGAAGAACAGGAGACTGGGGGCTGCTTGTGGTCGCATCCATCCTAGAGGTTCTGGACTGATG GTGTGGTATCAGAAATTCGAATACGCTGTTGGACATTGGCTTCAGAAAGCTACAGAACACATGATCGGATGTGTGATGTGCTCACCTGGATGTTTCTCGCTGTTCCGAAGCTACGCTCTTATGGACGACAATGTTGCTCGCAA GTACGCTTCTAAGTCTGAGGAGCCTCTCGACTACATTCAATACGATCAAGGCGAGGACAGATGGCTTTGCACACTCCTCTTACAGAGGGGATACAG GGTAGAGTACTGCGCTGCGTCCGATGCACTAACGTTTGCTCCTGAAGGATTCAACGAGTTTTTCAATCAAAGAAGGCGCTGGATTCCGTCAACAATTGCGAACATCATCGATCTCCTTAAGGACTACAAAAATGTTGTTCGAGTGAACGAGAGCATTTCGATTTG GTACATTATATACCAAATGGTGATGTTAATATCTTCAATACTCGGACCGGGAACGATTTTTCTTATGGTCGTCGGTGCCATCTCGATCTCGTTCAATATTGATACGAATTGGAGTCTGTTAATTGTTTCTGTGCCTGTCGTCACATTTTGCGTTGTGTGTCTCGTGGCGAAGCCTGAAAAACAG TTGCTTTTCGCCCAAATTATTAGTGCTCTGTTCGCAATGTTGATGACAGCTGTGTTCGTCGGTACGTCTCTACAGATTCAAAAGGACGGTATCCTCTCTCCGCActcaattttcctcttttcggTCATGGGAAG tttTGTAACCGCTGCCATTCTACATCCGTTGGAGTTCACGTGCATCATCCCTAGTATTTTGTACTTCCTAGCTATTCCTTCCATGTACATGCTGTTACCGATCTATTCTATTTGTAACCTGAACACT GTCTCTTGGGGAACACGCGAAGACCCGAGGCCGCAGGAGAAGAATGACCTTGCGAAGAAGAAGAGCCATCATCACATGGATTTAGTGGAGAAAGGGCGTGAAGGAGAG GTTGACGGTGACTGGTCTCTTGGTTGTGGAAGCGCATGTCGCCTGCTGTGTTGCCTCAAACCTGATAAAATGGAATCATCTCCACAG GTCTGGCGTATTAACGAAAAACTGACCGAAATTAGCAAGAAGCTTGAACGCATCGAGAGAAAGCAGCAACCAGGATTGACACGCAG GGCGTCAATTATTTCAACTGGTGGTGCAGCCGACAAACATTCAGAAGTTGATGAAGAAGAACAG atgcaGTCGGATGATGCATCTGCCAATCAAATAGCCCACACAAGGTTGACAAGACCAAGATTTTCGTGGTTGGATGACAAGGCCCTGCGAAG GGCCGAGATTGAGAATATTGATCCAGAAGAGGAGCATTTCTGGCTGGATGTCATCGATAAATACCTCTCACCGCTAACTCTCGATCCTAAGGAACAGGAACGAGTTCGAGCTGCTCTCGTCGAGCTCAGAAATAAG GTGGTATCCACGTTCTTTATGGTCAACGTCGTCTTTATTATCATCATACTTGTGTTACAACTGCAAAAAGACTGTCTGCATATCGAATGGCCCATTGGGCCCAAATACAACCACACGGTGCGTCCGTGCCATGGAGACAGCAAGGAG GAAATTTGGGTGGTGACGCGACTGCAGTTGGAGCCTCTTGGATTGGtttttcttatattcttcATGAGTATTCTGATCATTCAG TTCTTCGCGATGTTATGCCATCGATTTGGTACCTTGGCCCACATAATCGCTTCCACCGAATTGTTCTGCTTCCGAAAAACAATCGGTAAACTGAGCGAAGATGAACTGGTGGTACAGAATGCGGTCGAGATAGCTAGGGAACTGCAAGCGATCCGCGGTGTCGATGAATCAAGAGATCACGAACAGATG GGGGAGCAGATCGGTAGGAGGCGTGTCGTACAAAATCTTGAGTCCTCTCGCATTTCTTtaatgaaacgaaaaactgAAACTCTTGATGCAGCTTTCAAAAAGAG ATTCTTCGCGCTCTCCAGCGAAGTCCAGGAACCTGAATTCTCTTCAAGAGATAGCAGAAAACGACTTACCCTTACTAAGGGGACCATCCGTGCTCTGGAAAACAGAAGGGACTCTCTTTTCGGCACTATCGAGAAGAAGGATCAG GCTCCCTTCGATTTCGACGGCGGTTCTGCGAATGCGAGCAATAGAGGACCAGCGCAGCGCAGGCTAGAAAGACTGTTCAATAATCCGGCGGAGATTCATCCCAGCGATGGCGGCGGACAACGAAG ATCTGTGCAACAAATATGGGACAAACCAGAAATGGACGGACGACGGTTTTAA
- a CDS encoding hypothetical protein (NECATOR_CHRII.G7490.T1) encodes MRFGRTLLLCIVLVRLCASVHWLALGLAGNRLDRSRIAYSCKNMKGLTKKQIRFCRKNPDMMDSVQYGAQNAYAECQYQFNKRRWNCTLIDPVTLELISDVIMREGTRESAFVHAVSAAGVAYRVTRDCARGLNERCGCDQSMLTLDPQMRSYDYQGCSDNVQYGIAISREFVDAAERGKNASSRAILNLHNNRAGRQVLEKSLRRECKCHGMSGSCEIKTCWDTLPSFREIGMIIKDKFDGASEVAIEEEDEQPRIVMKNSQFKRHTNADLIYMSPSPDFCDADPARGIFGTKGRECNVTSQGVDGCQLLCCNRGFERRVFFEADQCNCKFHYCCRVECEPCERRIEKNFCL; translated from the exons ATGCGCTTCGGAAGGACTCTACTTCTTTGTATTGTGCTCGTTCGACTGTGTGCGAGCGTTCATTGGCT GGCTCTCGGACTTGCCGGGAACCGTCTCGACCGATCACGAATCGCCTACTCATGCAAGAACATGAAAGGACTCACCAAAAAGCAGATAAG ATTCTGTCGAAAGAACCCCGACATGATGGATAGTGTGCAATATGGTGCTCAAAACGCCTACGCTGAATGTCAGTATCAGTTCAACAAGAGAAG GTGGAACTGCACATTGATCGATCCAGTCACTCTTGAGTTGATCAGCGACGTAATAATGCGAGAAGGCACACGCGAATCCGCCTTCGTTCATGCTGTCTCCGCTGCTGGAGTCGCATATCG GGTGACGCGAGACTGTGCCCGAGGGCTGAACGAAAGGTGCGGATGCGATCAATCGATGCTCACACTCGATCCGCAG ATGCGGAGCTATGACTATCAAGGATGTTCGGATAACGTTCAGTACGGTATAGCGATCTCGAGAGAGTTCGTTGATGCTGCTGAAAGAGGAAAGAACGCTTCTAGTCGAGCGATTTTGAACCTACACAATAATAGAGCGGGCAGACAA GTACTCGAGAAAAGTCTGCGTCGAGAATGTAAGTGCCATGGAATGAGCGGCTCGTGCGAAATAAAGACGTGTTGGGACACTCTTCCAAGTTTTAG GGAGATAGGAATGATCATAAAAGACAAATTTGATGGAGCGTCTGAAGTTGCAATCGAAGAAGAGGATGAACAACCTCGAATCGTTATGAAGAATTCACAATTCAAGAGACACACCAACGCGGATCTG ATCTACATGAGCCCATCTCCCGACTTTTGCGATGCAGATCCGGCTCGGGGTATTTTTGGCACGAAGGGAAGGGAGTGCAATGTTACGTCGCAAGGAGTGGACGGTTGTCAGCTG TTGTGTTGTAACCGTGGTTTTGAACGACGGGTCTTCTTCGAGGCGGACCAGTGCAATTGCAAATTCCACTACTGTTGTCGAGTTGAATGTGAGCCATGTGAACGACGCATAGAGAAGAATTTCTGTCTCTGA